From the genome of Epinephelus lanceolatus isolate andai-2023 unplaced genomic scaffold, ASM4190304v1 scaffold31, whole genome shotgun sequence, one region includes:
- the LOC144462245 gene encoding interferon-induced very large GTPase 1-like has translation MAESVPTMDNSDEEEFYDAPDYPESYYEDGKITLPTSQSDYVPPPGDVTVLSADQETVSLGFSLTETSVRYKLQIDYSCDTQTGSLIREDSSTVTVEGLNPGTEYTFSIIRIADNGNQSKATSLSVFTEPSPPANITVDQISSESVSLSWDPPAGEVESYTVTCCSEGETEQVLTTDANNQTFSNLKPGVCYSLQVSAQLRNGRRSKPAVTAATTKTQLQSFLEDLGLEYQDKKKLSLSTVLQIDERTITDEPAKCNSDLRCVFLKKLMMVNVTARNMKCTSACESNCSDQSMNTELDLDNLVSSTNSGDMLNPLDIITALFLWSDAFVQQEMALKMSMCQFSVPLLLPNCDTKQCTLMLWAMREIVKKYRPQSLSESKGFIEQRIVLSELPMISFVRLGECSLSKSEILNKLLSNSQQYHDTFVHCNMECGDNNMECGDSPRRISNGLVEMTWYLPCGNKNMDIFSEPVAVANLRGDIASFETQFSFLCQTSAAVFVFFDNLDSECELLTNQRHKAQIFLVGNHQSKHFSVDAVKKVATKLGLNNSNILLKTKQMNDADFVKNLRKTVSKVVENSKMKMQIEQMADIAHELGILVDEDSSECQSAKKNADAITAEIQDILKCKDTQLPLQGQIWKELTRLEKEQFRLRNIGSENVEKYKSDLEVQKTKLRKKQNTCDMSNAMTCFINAITRPGIERCYFLKWMRMNLDNLSREKLSGLRDQYKKKCKNSENKEEIKEIDRQLSNSSLGTEHFFREMGQIYEASLSLPETHPSRKQFQHLPKLCAELLLDGFPLELVDGDASNIPLRWVSDVLSQLNGLVSPKNKILVVTVLGVQSTGKSTLLNTMFGVQFAVSSGRCTRGAFMLLIRINEDVQKVLNCDFMVIIDTEGLKSPELAQLDNSHEHDNELATLVVGLSDITIINIGMENSTEMKDILQIVVHAFLRMTEVGKKPKCQFVHQNVSDVSAHEKNLRDRKLLLQQLNEMTQAAAKMEKKEENMSFTDVMEYSPDTGNWYIPGLWNGNPPMAPVNAGYSEAVYELKKNVIQILGRCESSANNILEFTEWMKNLWNAVKHENFIFSFRNSLVADAYVRLCTEFNKWEWEFKKEMYTWVTNAETRISNFGKFAVESEIADMREFLTCLKSEACTVLMKWETKLLDNLSQYFKQTEGHVYLVEGYREDFANSAKTLRREMESSVFNQLTATADIRQGMAELDKIEENHAKELEERVCALIEQCRGKNVEMTGKELDKEFDKMWNRMVKELSFSKQKPADVFASVYHYLRENLRRKGSHVCQLLSKKTLSECGLVPFRYTAEGFFKQLKHRITKFFNTEDHIKAVQQMADSIIADCKQYVTGKVERKSNYHDTYIQEILHMIDEKLQNNKEVKTEIEFEISLKQHICGDAARQFQIMHEDFIHENDPYRCLNRNKERFCTDFKDLFHERDQCQKKAEEFTNCCLKPAVEDFVKRSLGPDIIGEMMTSQQFSTRIYLQYSLLLDLLTKDDFESYLSYIDSYEYYVKKWILDQIVERFLKGSIMFEFEYRNLQFSMRNITNAINKAKTKKSGNLRKFVEDVCQELGDKLVISQDALGAFMILNNTNPEQFAHWLTDCLKDMAEALTEKFKETNIQTKLKQLHVNPQNELFTRLIGCVKQCPFCKAPCEAGGKDHTEHWTSLHRPQALGEVRWRGTCGTDICSHSVISDSHFCCSATNGIWYPFKRYKDIFPDWKIVPDVSLQASDYWKYVLARFNDKFAVAYNANPASIPASWKCITRKQAEASLRERFYIR, from the exons ATGGCTGAGAGCGTACCTACAATGGATAACTCTGATGAAGAG gAGTTCTACGATGCCCCAGATTACCCCGAGTCATACTATGAGGACGGAAAGATTACTTTACCAACATCACAGTCTGACT ACGTTCCTCCACCAGGAGATGTAACAGTTCTCAGTGCTGACCAGGAGACTGTTTCTCTTGGCTTTTCACTCACTGAGACCTCTGTTAGGTATAAACTGCAAATAGATTACTcctgtgacacacagacaggcagttTGATCAGAGAGGACTCCAGCACTGTGACGGTTGAGGGACTGAATCCTGGGACTGAGTATACTTTCAGCATCATAAGGATTGCTGATAATGGAAATCAAAGCAAAGCAACCTCGCTATCTGTCTTCACAG AGCCCAGCCCTCCTGCAAACATTACAGTTGACCAGATAAGCAGTGAGTCAGTGTCTCTGAGTTGGGACCCACCTGCTGGTGAAGTGGAGAGCTACACTGTGACCTGTTGCAGCGAGGGAGAAACTGAACAAGTGTTGACAACAGACGCAAACAACCAGACTTTCAGCAACCTGAAGCCAGGGGTGTGTTACTCCCTGCAGGTTTCTGCACAACTTAGGAATGGAAGACGAAGCAAGCCAGCTGTAACAGCTGCTACCACAA AGACACAACTACAGAGTTTTTTGGAGGATTTGGGACTGGAGTACCAGGACAAAAAGAAGCTATCCCTGAGCACAGTACTTCAGATTGACGAGAGGACCATTACTGATGAACCTGCCAAGTGTAATTCAGATCTTCGATGTGTTTTTCTGAAGAAACTAATGATGGTTAATGTGACAGCTAGGAATATGAAATGTACATCTGCATGTGAGTCAAACTGTAGTGATCAGTCCATGAATACAGAGTTAGATCTTGATAATCTGGTCAGCAGCACAAATTCAGGTGACATGTTAAACCCCCTTGACATAATCACTGCTCTCTTTCTGTGGTCTGATGCTTTTGTACAACAGGAAATGGCACTCAAAATGTCTATGTGTCAGTTTTCTGTGCCTCTGTTGCTTCCCAATTGTGACACAAAGCAGTGCACACTCATGCTTTGGGCCATGAGAGAAATCGTTAAAAAGTACAGACCTCAGTCACTTTCAGAGTCCAAAGGCTTCATTGAACAAAGAATTGTTCTCTCTGAACTTCCAATGATATCTTTTGTGAGACTGGGTGAGTGCTCCCTGTCCAAGTCAGAGATCCTCAATAAGCTTCTGAGCAATTCTCAGCAGTACCATGATACATTTGTTCACTGTAACATGGAGTGTGGTGACAATAACATGGAGTGTGGTGACAGTCCAAGGAGAATATCCAATGGACTGGTTGAAATGACTTGGTACCTTCCTTGTGGGAACAAAAACATGGATATTTTCAGTGAGCCAGTAGCTGTAGCTAACCTTCGTGGAGACATTGCCTCGTTTGAAacacaattttcttttttgtgtcagACATCAGCAGCAGTTTTTGTGTTCTTTGACAATTTGGACTCTGAGTGTGAGCTGCTCACCAACCAACGCCACAAGGCACAGATCTTTTTGGTAGGTAACCATCAAAGTAAGCACTTCAGTGTTGATGCTGTAAAGAAGGTGGCAACCAAGTTGGGcttgaacaacagcaacatcctTTTAAAGACTAAGCAGATGAATGATGCAGACTTTGTTAAAAATCTGAGGAAAACAGTCAGCAAAGTAGTTGAGAACTCAAAGATGAAGATGCAAATTGAGCAGATGGCTGACATTGCCCATGAACTGGGAATCTTGGTTGATGAAGACTCTTCAGAGTGCCAGAGTGCCAAGAAAAATGCAGATGCCATAACTGCAGAAATTCAAGACATCCTTAAATGCAAAGACACTCAGCTACCCCTGCAAGGCCAAATATGGAAGGAACTGACTCGCTTGGAGAAGGAACAATTTCGGCTCCGAAATATTGGGTCTGAGAACGTAGAAAAGTACAAAAGTGACCTTGAGgtacagaaaacaaaacttaGGAAAAAACAGAACACTTGTGACATGTCAAATGCAATGACGTGTTTTATCAACGCAATAACAAGACCAGGGATAGAGAGGTGCTATTTCCTGAAATGGATGCGAATGAACCTTGATAACCTGTCTCGAGAAAAACTGTCTGGCCTCCGAGATCAGtacaaaaagaaatgcaaaaattcTGAGAACAAAGAGGAGATCAAAGAAATTGACAGACAACTCTCCAACAGCTCACTGGGGACTGAACACTTCTTCCGTGAAATGGGTCAGATCTATGAGGCTTCACTGTCTCTTCCAGAAACACACCCATCACGAAAACAGTTTCAACATCTGCCCAAACTATGTGCAGAATTGTTACTTGATGGATTTCCCCTTGAGCTTGTAGATGGAGATGCCTCCAACATACCTCTCAGATGGGTGAGTGACGTCCTCTCTCAGCTCAATGGCTTGGTGTCTCCTAAGAACAAGATACTGGTGGTCACAGTTCTTGGAGTTCAGAGCACAGGAAAGTCTACTCTCCTCAACACCATGTTTGGAGTGCAGTTTGCAGTCAGCAGTGGGCGATGCACTCGAGGTGCCTTTATGTTGCTCATCAGAATCAATGAAGATGTTCAAAAAGTCCTCAACTGTGACTTCATGGTGATCATTGACACTGAGGGCTTAAAGTCACCAGAGCTCGCACAACTGGATAATAGCCATGAGCACGACAATGAGCTTGCAACACTTGTTGTGGGGCTGAGTGATATCACCATCATCAATATCGGAATGGAGAATTCAACTGAAATGAAAGACATCCTACAAATAGTTGTGCATGCTTTTCTCAGGATGACAGAGGTGGGTAAAAAGCCCAAATGTCAGTTTGTCCACCAGAATGTGTCGGATGTTTCAGCTCATGAGAAGAACTTACGAGACAGGAAACTGCTCTTGCAGCAGTTAAATGAGATGACCCAGGCAGCAGCCAAAatggaaaagaaagaggagaacaTGAGCTTCACTGATGTGATGGAGTACAGTCCAGACACTGGGAACTGGTACATTCCTGGACTCTGGAATGGAAACCCACCAATGGCACCAGTCAATGCAGGGTACAGCGAAGCTGTATATGAGCTCAAGAAAAATGTAATCCAAATTTTGGGACGTTGTGAGTCATCTGCTAATAATATCTTGGAGTTTACAGAGTGGATGAAAAACCTGTGGAATGCAGTAAAGCATGAaaacttcatcttcagcttcagAAACAGTCTGGTGGCTGATGCATACGTGAGGCTGTGCACAGAATTCAACAAATGGGAATGGGAattcaaaaaagaaatgtacaCATGGGTTACAAATGCTGAGACAAGAATTTCCAATTTTGGCAAATTTGCTGTGGAATCTGAGATAGCTGACATGAGAGAATTTCTCACTTGTTTGAAAAGTGAAGCGTGCACAGTGCTGATGAAATGGGAGACAAAGCTTCTTGACAATTTGTCACAGTACTTCAAGCAAACAGAGGGTCACGTCTATCTTGTTGAAGGATACAGAGAAGACTTTGCAAACAGTGCAAAGACCCTTCGACGAGAAATGGAGAGCTCTGTGTTTAATCAACTCACAGCAACAGCTGACATCAGACAGGGAATGGCAGAACTTGATAAAATCGAGGAGAACCACGCAAAAGAATTAGAGGAGAGAGTGTGTGCATTGATTGAACAATGTCGGGGAAAAAATGTAGAGATGACAGGCAAAGAGTTGGACAAAGAATTTGATAAGATGTGGAACAGAATGGTGAAGGAACTCTCCTTCTCTAAGCAAAAGCCTGCAGATGTCTTTGCAAGTGTGTACCACTACCTGAGAGAAAATCTAAGACGTAAGGGAAGTCATGTCTGTCAATTGCTCAGTAAAAAAACCCTGTCAGAATGTGGACTTGTTCCTTTCAGATATACTGCAGAAGGATTCTTCAAGCAGTTGAAACACAGAATCACCAAGTTCTTCAACACTGAAGATCACATAAAGGCTGTACAGCAAATGGCTGACAGTATCATAGCAGATTGCAAACAGTATGTCACTGGAAAAGTGGAAAGAAAAAGCAATTACCATGACACTTACATTCAGGAGATCCTCCACATGATTGACGAGAAGCTGCAAAACAATAAGGAAGTGAAGACAGAGATTGAGTTTGAAATTTCTCTGAAACAGCACATCTGTGGAGATGCAGCCAGACAGTTTCAGATCATGCACGAAGATTTCATACATGAGAATGATCCCTACAGATGTCTGAATCGAAACAAAGAAAGGTTTTGCACTGATTTTAAAGACTTGTTCCATGAACGAGACCAGTGCCAGAAGAAGGCAGAAGAATTCACAAACTGCTGCCTGAAGCCTGCAGTTGAAGACTTTGTCAAGCGTTCCTTGGGTCCTGATATCATTGGTGAAATGATGACAAGCCAGCAGTTCAGCACACGAATATACCTCCAGTATTCACTTTTACTGGATTTGCTCACAAAGGATGACTTTGAAAGCTATCTGAGCTACATTGACTCATATGAGTATTATGTAAAGAAATGGATCCTCGACCAAATAGTAGAACGCTTCTTAAAAGGGTCTATCATGTTTGAGTTTGAGTATCGAAATCTCCAGTTTAGCATGAGGAACATAACTAATGCTATCAACAAAGCTAAAACCAAAAAGAGTGGCAACTTAAGAAAATTTGTTGAAGATGTCTGTCAGGAACTTGGTGATAAACTGGTCATTTCCCAGGATGCTCTTGGTGCTTTCATGATCCTGAACAATACCAACCCGGAACAGTTTGCTCACTGGCTCACCGACTGTCTGAAGGACATGGCAGAGGCTCTTACAGAGAagtttaaagaaacaaacatccaaacaaaactaaaacaactTCATGTGAATCCTCAGAACGAGCTTTTCACCAGACTGATTGGATGTGTTAAACAGTGTCCATTCTGCAAAGCACCTTGTGAGGCAGGAGGAAAAGACCACACTGAGCACTGGACGTCACTACATCGGCCACAGGCTCTGGGTGAAGTCAGGTGGCGTGGGACATGTGGTACTGACATATGCTCTCACTCTGTGATCAGTGACAGTCATTTTTGCTGCAGTGCCACAAATGGAATTTGGTACCCTTTCAAACGTTACAAAGATATTTTTCCTGACTGGAAAATTGTTCCAGACGTAAGCCTTCAGGCATCAGACTACTGGAAATATGTACTGGCAAGGTTCAACGATAAGTTTGCTGTAGCATATAATGCAAACCCTGCTAGCATACCTGCTTCTTGGAAATGTATCACACGTAAGCAGGCAGAAGCAAGCCTCAGAGAACGCTTTTATATCAGGTGA